A part of Vigna radiata var. radiata cultivar VC1973A chromosome 11, Vradiata_ver6, whole genome shotgun sequence genomic DNA contains:
- the LOC106777641 gene encoding phosphoenolpyruvate carboxykinase (ATP) codes for MASNGNGSVANGNGTAKNGLAKIQTQKKHNGICHDDSVPTVKAQTIDELHSLQRKRSAPTTPVTGSQAPFATLSEEDRHKQQLQSISASLASLTRETGPQLVKGDPARKADTKVTHVHHHVIPTIAVSDSALKFTHVLYNLSPAELYEQAIKYEKGSFITATGALATLSGAKTGRSPRDKRVVKDDLTENELWWGKGSPNIEMDEHTFMVNRERAVDYLNSLDKVFVNDQFLNWDPENRIKVRIVSARAYHSLFMHNMCIRPTPEELENFGTPDFTIYNAGQFPCNRYTHYMTSSTSIDLNLSRKEMVILGTQYAGEMKKGLFSVMHYLMPRRQILSLHSGCNMGKNGDVALFFGLSGTGKTTLSTDHNRYLIGDDEHCWGENGVSNIEGGCYAKCIDLSREKEPDIWNAIRFGTVLENVVFDEHDRDVDYSDKSVTENTRAAYPIEYIPNAKLPCVGPHPKNVILLACDAFGVLPPVSKLNLAQTMYHFISGYTALVAGTEDGIKEPQATFSACFGAAFIMLHPTKYAAMLAEKMQKHGATGWLVNTGWSAGSYGQGSRIKLQYTRKIIDAIHSGSLLNAEYKKTEIFGLEIPTEVEGVPSEILDPVNTWSNKKAYKETLLKLAGLFKNNFETFTSHKIGKGNNNLTEEILAAGPIF; via the exons ATGGCGTCCAACGGAAATGGCAGCGTTGCAAACGGTAACGGGACAGCTAAGAACGGACTGGCCAAGATTCAGACACAAAAGAAGCATAACGGGATTTGTCACGACGACAGCGTTCCCACCGTGAAGGCGCAGACCATTGACGAGCTTCACTCGCTGCAGAGGAAGAGGTCTGCACCCACCACACCCGTTACGGGGTCTCAGGCTCCCTTCGCCACCCTTTCGGAGGAAGATCGTCATAAGCAGCAACTCCAGTCCATCAG TGCATCTCTGGCGTCACTGACCAGAGAAACGGGACCGCAACTGGTGAAGGGAGACCCAGCTAGGAAGGCAGATACCAAGGTTACTCACGTGCACCATCATGTCATTCCCACCATTGCTGTCAGCGACAGTGCTTTGAAATTTACCCATGTCCTCTACAATCTCTCCCCTGCTG AACTTTACGAGCAAGCGATCAAGTATGAGAAAGGATCATTCATCACTGCCACGGGGGCATTGGCAACACTTTCAGGGGCCAAGACAGGTCGCTCTCCGAGGGACAAGCGCGTCGTCAAGGACGATCTCACTGAGAATGAGCTTTGGTGGGGAAA GGGTTCCCCTAACATCGAGATGGACGAGCACACTTTCATGGTGAACAGAGAGAGAGCCGTTGATTACTTGAACTCCTTGGACAAG GTGTTCGTGAATGACCAATTCTTGAACTGGGACCCGGAGAACAGAATCAAAGTCCGGATTGTGTCTGCGAGAGCTTACCATTCATTGTTCATGCACAACAT GTGTATCCGTCCCACTCCCGAAGAGCTGGAGAATTTTGGTACTCCGGACTTCACTATTTACAATGCTGGACAGTTCCCGTGTAACCGTTATACTCACTACATGACATCCTCCACTAGCATAGATCTAAATCTTTCTAGGAAGGAAATGGTCATCCTCGGCACACAATACGCCGGGGAAATGAAGAAGGGTCTTTTCAGTGTCATGCATTATCTCATGCCTAGGCGTCAAATCCTCTCCCTTCACTCTGGATGCAACATGGGCAAAAATGGGGATGTTGCTCTCTTCTTTGGACTCTCAG GTACTGGAAAGACCACTCTTTCTACCGACCATAATAGGTACTTGATCGGTGATGATGAACACTGTTGGGGTGAGAATGGTGTCTCCAACATTGAAGGTGGTTGCTATGCCAAATGCATTGATCTCTCCCGGGAGAAGGAACCTGATATTTGGAATGCAATCAGGTTTGGCACAG TGTTGGAAAACGTGGTGTTTGATGAGCATGATCGCGATGTTGATTACTCTGACAAATCGGTTACCG aaaaTACTCGTGCTGCTTATCCCATTGAATACATTCCAAATGCAAAGTTACCTTGTGTTGGTCCTCACCCAAAGAATGTCATACTTTTGGCATGTGATGCATTTGGTGTACTACCACCTGTGAGCAAGTTGAACCTGGCCCAGACCATGTACCATTTCATCAGCGGATATACTGCTTTG GTGGCTGGCACAGAGGACGGTATAAAGGAGCCACAGGCAACATTCTCGGCTTGTTTTGGTGCAGCATTTATTATGCTACACCCTACAAAATATGCAGCAATGCTTGCTGAAAAGATGCAGAAACACGGTGCTACCGGGTGGCTTGTTAACACTGGTTGGTCTGCTGGCAG CTATGGTCAAGGGAGTCGTATTAAGCTCCAATACACAAGGAAAATCATTGATGCTATTCACTCCGGAAGTCTCCTGAATGCAGAGTACAAGAAGACTGAAATTTTTGGGCTTGAGATCCCCACCGAAGTGGAGGGTGTACCTTCTGAAATCCTGGACCCAGTGAACACT TGGTCAAACAAAAAGGCATACAAGGAGACGCTACTGAAGTTGGCTGGATTGTTCAAGAACAATTTTGAAACCTTCACCAGCCACAAGATTGGCAAGGGCAACAACAACCTGACAGAAGAGATTCTCGCCGCTGGTCCAATCTTTTGA